A single Ziziphus jujuba cultivar Dongzao chromosome 11, ASM3175591v1 DNA region contains:
- the LOC107418973 gene encoding probable enoyl-CoA hydratase 1, peroxisomal, producing the protein MGQSSPENFILVNPEPNGVAFVTINRPKSLNSLTKAMMTDLAKSFKALDRDDSVRVIILSGSGRAFCSGVDLTAAEDVFKGDVKDVETDPVAQMERCRKPIIGAINGFAVTAGFEIALACDILIATKGAKFMDTHARFGIFPSWGLSQKLSRIVGPNKAREVSLTATPLTAEVAERLGFVNHIVEESQLLKKAREIASAIIKNNQDMVLRYKSIINDGLKLDLGHALALEKERGHEYYNGMTKEQFKKMQEFIAGRSSKAPSSKL; encoded by the exons atgggCCAATCTTCGCCGGAAAATTTTATTCTCGTCAACCCCGAACCAAACGGTGTCGCTTTTGTCACCATCAACCGGCCCAAGTCTCTGAACTCGCTGACTAAAGCAATGATGACGGACCTGGCCAAGTCATTCAAGGCCTTGGATCGAGACGACTCTGTTAGGGTAATCATTCTTTCGGGTTCGGGTCGGGCTTTCTGCTCGGGCGTAGACCTTACGGCGGCAGAGGACGTCTTCAAAGGGGACGTGAAGGACGTAGAGACCGACCCGGTGGCGCAGATGGAGCGGTGCAGGAAGCCGATAATCGGGGCGATAAATGGGTTCGCAGTCACAGCTGGGTTCGAGATTGCGCTCGCTTGCGATATCTTGATCGCTACTAAAGGGGCTAAGTTCATGGATACTCATGCGAG GTTTGGGATATTTCCTTCATGGGGACTCTCTCAAAAGCTATCACGCATTGTAGGACCGAACAAAGCTCGTGAAGTATCGCTAACAGCCACACCCTTAACTGCAGAGGTAGCTGAGAGGTTGGGTTTCGTGAACCATATTGTTGAAGAAAGCCAATTATTGAAGAAAGCCCGAGAAATTGCATCGGCCATTATAAAGAATAATCAAGATATGGTGTTAAGGTATAAGTCGATCATTAATGATGGCCTCAAGCTGGATTTGGGTCATGCTCTTGCACTGGAAAAG GAAAGAGGTCATGAATATTACAATGGAATGACCAAAGAGCAGTTTAAGAAGATGCAGGAATTCATTGCAGGTCGGAGCTCGAAAGCCCCTTCTTCCAAATTGTAG
- the LOC107418976 gene encoding putative ubiquitin-conjugating enzyme E2 38, translating into MALALSKTTTTTTMTKSQNGVVGGIEEPYAFERFHVVSDESDHHYVSTNKPKKDGGADCFTNGGSRVYKKIMQEWKMLDKHLPDSIYVRVYEKRIDLLRAVIVGAAGTPYHDGLFFFDLAFPPDYPNRPPMVNYRSFGLRLNPNLYANGRVCLSLLNTWAGRKTEKWNPSESTVLQVLLSIQALVLNEKPYFNEPGHGMLGRAIWEKKSQAYNEDVFFLSCKTMLFLLRRPSKNFEDFTAEYFRNRANEILTACRAYASGHVRVGYYRNDGSSSSSMSTSDVSEKFKGLMKQLYPELVAAFRRTGASLGTAVEHLEVEKNTTPFRLVKERETKGGNDIAKKVIGKIKMVLGLKKNNKNKVGKSHPQGQLNSTE; encoded by the coding sequence ATGGCTCTCGCACTGAGCAaaacgacgacgacgacgacgatgaCTAAATCCCAAAACGGCGTCGTTGGAGGCATTGAAGAGCCGTACGCGTTCGAGCGATTCCACGTTGTTTCCGACGAATCGGACCACCATTACGTCAGCACGAACAAACCCAAGAAGGACGGCGGCGCAGATTGCTTCACCAATGGCGGTAGTAGGGTTTACAAGAAGATCATGCAGGAATGGAAGATGTTGGATAAGCATCTGCCCGATTCGATCTACGTCCGGGTCTACGAGAAGCGGATCGATCTGCTCCGGGCCGTGATCGTCGGAGCCGCCGGCACTCCTTACCACGACGGTCTATTTTTCTTCGACTTGGCTTTCCCGCCGGATTACCCCAACCGACCTCCTATGGTGAACTACAGGTCTTTCGGTCTCCGGCTGAATCCGAACCTATACGCTAACGGGCGGGTCTGTCTGAGTCTGCTCAACACGTGGGCTGGAAGGAAAACGGAGAAGTGGAATCCATCGGAGTCGACGGTGCTTCAGGTTTTGCTCTCAATCCAAGCTCTGGTTCTAAATGAGAAGCCTTATTTCAACGAACCGGGTCATGGGATGCTGGGTCGGGCTATTTGGGAGAAAAAATCTCAGGCTTACAACGAAGATGTCTTCTTTCTTTCATGCAAAACGATGCTGTTTTTGCTTCGCAGGCCGTCGAAGAACTTCGAAGATTTCACCGCCGAGTATTTCCGTAATAGAGCGAATGAGATACTGACAGCTTGTAGGGCGTACGCGAGTGGGCACGTGAGGGTTGGGTACTACAGAAACGACGGgtcgtcttcttcttcaatgTCGACGTCCGATGTGTCGGAAAAATTCAAGGGGTTGATGAAGCAGCTGTATCCGGAACTTGTTGCGGCTTTTAGAAGGACTGGGGCTTCTTTGGGGACTGCTGTCGAACATTTGGAGGTAGAGAAGAATACGACGCCGTTTAGGCTCGTaaaggaaagggaaacgaaaggCGGGAATGATATTGCTAAGAAGGTCATTGGTAAGATAAAAATGGTATTGGGATTGAAGAAGAACAACAAGAACAAAGTTGGGAAAAGCCATCCTCAGGGGCAGTTGAATTCAACAGAGTGA
- the LOC107419003 gene encoding probable protein phosphatase 2C 42 codes for MLQALMNFLSLCWKPVGHAGERLDSVGGSVVTGSLGAGRDGKDGLLWFRDIGKYAWGDFSMAVVQANQVLEDQSQIESGAFGTFVGVYDGHGGPEAARYVCDNLFRNFQAISAEAQGVVTTETIERAFSRTEEGFTALVSELWSSRPNMATVGSCCLVGLICQRTLFVASLGDSRVVLGKKVGNTGVVAAIQLSTEHNANVEEIRHELRELHPNDPQIVVLKHGVWRVKGIIQVSRSIGDVYMKHAQYNREPINAKFRLPEPMNMPILTANPTILSHPLHPNDSFLIFASDGLWEHLSNEKAVEIVHKHPRAGSAKRLVKAALQEAARKREMRYSDLRKIDKKVRRHFHDDITVIVLFLNHDIISRGVPQDHQLSIRSALDH; via the exons ATGCTTCAGGCATTGatgaattttctctctctgtgCTGGAAGCCAGTCGGGCATGCTGGTGAGAGACTCGATTCCGTCGGTGGTAGTGTTGTCACTGGGAGTTTGGGAGCTGGAAGAGACGGCAAAGATGGATTGCTTTGGTTCCGTGATATTGGCAAATACGCTTGGGGAGACTTTTCCATGGCTGTGGTCCAGGCTAACCAAGTGCTTGAAGACCAGAGCCAGATTGAGTCTGGGGCTTTTGGGACCTTCGTGGGTGTCTATGATGGCCATGGAGGCCCAGAGGCCGCTCGATATGTTTGTGACAATTTGTTTAGGAATTTTCAAG CAATATCAGCTGAGGCACAGGGAGTCGTGACGACCGAGACCATTGAAAGAGCATTTAGCCGAACAGAGGAAGGGTTTACTGCCCTTGTTTCTGAGCTATGGAGTAGTAGACCCAACATGGCAACTGTTGGGTCCTGCTGTCTAGTTGGATTAATATGTCAGCGAACACTCTTTGTGGCGAGCTTAGGAGATTCCCGTGTTGTGTTGGGAAAGAAAGTGGGCAATACTGGGGTAGTTGCTGCCATACAATTATCAACAGAACACAATGCAAATGTTGAGGAAATTAGGCATGAATTGAGGGAGTTGCATCCAAATGATCCTCAAATTGTTGTCTTAAAGCATGGAGTTTGGAGAGTTAAAGGCATCATTCAG GTTTCTAGATCTATAGGGGATGTATATATGAAACATGCACAGTATAACAGGGAGCCAATTAATGCAAAATTCAGGCTTCCTGAACCAATGAACATGCCTATCTTGACTGCCAATCCAACTATACTTTCTCATCCTCTCCATCCAAACGATTCTTTCCTTATATTTGCATCTGATGGTCTATGGGAACACTTGAGTAATGAAAAAGCTGTTGAAATTGTCCACAAACATCCACGTGCA GGAAGTGCCAAAAGACTTGTCAAGGCTGCTCTACAAGAAGCGGCAAGAAAACGAGAAATGCGATATTCAGATCTCCGGAAAATTGACAAGAAAGTTCGGCGCCATTTTCATGACGACATAACTGTGATTGTTTTGTTCTTAAACCATGACATTATATCCAGAGGCGTTCCACAAGatcatcaactctcaattcgAAGTGCTCTTGATCACTAA